From the Cyanobium sp. M30B3 genome, the window CGAAGATCTGCCGCAGCAAGGATCCGTTCTGCGTCGCCCCCTCTGGAATTCCAGGACCACTGGGGGTGGTTTGGGCTCAACCGTGCTGTTCCAGCAGGCTGGCGGCGTAGCTGCGGGCCTCGTGGTGGTCGCCTCCGGCCAGCTGGGCCAGTTCGCTCTGGCGGGCCTGCGTGTCCCGCAGCTGGGACACTCGCGTGTGGGTGAGCCCCTCCACCACCTCCTTGCTCACCAGGAAATGGTGATCGGCGGCGGCGGCCACCAGGGGCTGGTGGGTCACACAGAACACCTGCCGCTGCTCGGCCAACCGGCGCAGCAGGGCGGCCATGGCACCGCTCACCCGGCCGCTCACGCCACTGTCGATCTCATCGAACAACAGGGTCACGTGCTGATCCGCTGCGGCCAGGCAGGTTTTCAGGGCCAGCAGAAAGCGGCTCATCTCCCCTCCGGAGGCCACCTCCGCCAGGGGCGCCAGGGGCTGGCCGGGGTTGGCGGAAAACAGGAACTGCACCGCGTCGGCACCCTCTTCCCCGGGGCTGGCGGGTTCGATCGCCACGGCGAAGCGCACGTTGGCCAGGCCCATCGGCCGCAGGGCCGCCATCAACTGCTGCTCCAGCTGGCCGGCCGCAGCCCGGCGGGCTTCGCTCAGGGCCGCATTGGCCTGATCGCGCTGACCACGGGCAGCGCTCTCCGCCAGCTCCAGCGCCTCCAGGCTGGCTTCGCCTCCACCGGGAGCCAGCTGCAGGCGCAACTGGTCGCGCCAGGCGATCAGCTCGGCGAGGTCCTTGCCATGGCGGCGCTCCAGGGCCTTCAGCTGGGCCATCCGCTCCTGCAGCTGGGCCAGGCTCTCGGGATCGCTCTCCAGGGCGGCGCCATAGCGGTCGAGATCGCGGGCGAGATCCTGGAGGAGGGCCACAGCCTCGCTGCAGCGGCCGGTGAGCAGGGCCAGCCCGGGGTCGAGCTGCCGCATCTGGGAGAGCTCCGCCTCACAGGCGGCCAGGTGATCGAGGGCTGAAGGGGCCTCCTCAGCCCCCTCCACCAGTCGAGCCAGCAGCAGCATCACCCCCTCCTGCAGGCGCACGCCATGGGCCAGGCGGTTCTCCTCGGCCTGCAGCCGCTCGCGCTCGGCCGGATCCTCCAGGCCTGCGGCCTCCAGGTCGGCCAGCAGCTGCTCCTGCCGCCCCCGTTCCTGCTGCAACGCCTCCCAGCCAGCCCGGGCCGCCGCCAGGTCGGCTGCCGCCAGCTTCCAGGCGCGATGGGCCGCCGCCACGGCAGGCAACTGTCGCTGGATCGGCTCGCCGGCAAAGCGGTCCAGCCAGCGCCGCTGCTGGCCGGGACGCGCCAGCTGCTGGGTCTGGCCCTGGACGGTGAGATCGAGCAGCAGCGGCCGCAGCTCCTGGATCTGGCCGCGGTTCACGGCCACCCCATTGAGCCGGTGGCGGCTGGAGAGGCGGCCCTCACCGAGGCGCCACTCACGGCTGAGCAGGATCTCGCCCTCCTCCGCCTCCAGCTGCTGCTGGGCCAGCCAGTGGAGCAGGGGAGGGCTGAGGCTGAAGCTGGCCTCGATCAGGCCGCGCCCACTGCCCTGGCGCAGCAGCCTGGGCCCACCGCCGCCCAGCAGGGCATCGAGGGCGTCCAGCAGGATCGACTTGCCCGCGCCGGTTTCGCCGGTGAGCACCGTGAATCCGCCGCTGAAATCGAGCTGCAACCGCTCGATCAGGGCAATGTTCTCCAGGCGCAGTCCTGTGAGCACGAACGCCGAGGGCAGGGAACAGGTGTTCGCCCCGACCGTAGCGGCCCTGCCTTTCCTTTAGAAGGGGGTGACGCAAAGGAGCCACCCGGCCCGCTGGCATGGACCAGAGCATGGACAACGGCCCGATGAGCACCAGCGACTTCATCGAGGCCGCCGGGCTGCTGGAGTACGACCCGGCCGCCATCACCCGCATCTACGCCGGCCACCCCCAGCGCCTGCTCAGGCGCCTCTGGCAGACCCTGGTGCCGATCGGCCTCTATCTGCTGGGGGTGGGATTCGACTGGCTCAGCCAGCGCCTCAAGAATCCGGACCACGCCCGTGTGCGCGCCAGGGAAGCCGCCGACCTGGTGGCCTCCCTGGGGCCGGCGTTCATCAAGGCCGGCCAGGCCCTCTCCACCCGGCCCGACATCGTGCCGCCCCTGCTGCTGGAGGAGCTCGCCCAGCTGCAGGACCAGCTGCCGGGATTTGACCCCGATCTGGCGATGGCCTGCATCGTGGAGGACCTGGGCCAGCCAGTGGACCAGATCTATGCCCAGCTCGACCGCGAACCGATCTCAGCCGCATCGCTGGGCCAGGTGCACAAGGGGGTGCTCAGGAATGGCGACAAGGTGGCCGTGAAGGTGCAGCGGCCGGGGCTGCGCGAGCAGATCACGCTCGATCTCTACATCGTGCGCAACATCGCCGCCTGGCTCAACCGCAACGTGGGCCTGATCCGCTCCGACCTGGTGGCCCTGATTGATGAACTGGGCAAGCGGGTGTTCGAGGAGATGGACTATTTCAATGAGGCCACCAACGCCGAGACCTTCGCCCAGCTGCACGCCCACAACCCGCGCATCGCCGTGCCCCGCATCTACCGGGAGGCCACCAGCCGGCGGGTGCTCACAATGGAGTGGATCGATGGCGTGAAGCTCACCAACCTGGAGGCGGTGCGCGAGCTGGGGATCGATCCCGATGAGCTCGTGCAGGTGGGCGTGAACTGCTCCCTGCAACAGCTGCTCGAGCACGGCTTCTTCCATGCTGATCCCCACCCCGGCAACCTGCTGGCCCTGCCCGATGGCCGGCTCGCTTACCTCGATTTCGGCATGATGAGCGAGGTGAGCCGCGAGAGCCGCACCGGCCTGATCCAGGCGGTGGTGCACCTGGTGAACCGCAATTTCGCCAAACTCTCCAAGGACTTCGTGAGCCTGGGCTTTCTGGCCGAGGACGTGAACCTCGAGCCGATCGTGCCGGCCTTCGAGAACGTATTCGGCCAGGCGCTGGAGATGGGCGTCAGCCGCATGGACTTCAAGGCCGTCACCGACGACCTGAGCGGCGTGATGTATCGCTTCCCCTTCCAGGTGCCGCCCTACTACGCCCTGATCATCCGCTCACTGGTCACGCTCGAGGGCATCGCCCTGAGCGTGGATCCCGACTTCAAGATCCTCGGCGCCGCCTATCCCTACTTCGCCCGGCGGTTGATGGAGGATCCGGATCCCAGCCTGCGCAACAGTCTTAAAGAGATGTTGTTTGATGGTGAGGTGTTCCGCTGGCAGCGGCTCGACAACCTGATCGCCAGCGCGGCCCAGGGCAGCCAGCTGGATCTGGAGGGGCTGCTGGATCAGGTGCTCGATTTTCTGTTCTCGGCCACAGGCGGCCTGCTGCGCCAGCAACTGGTGGATGCCATGGTGCAGCGCATCGACGGCCTCGCCTGGCAGACCACCCTGCGGCTGGGCAAGCGCCTGCCGGAACGCCTGCAGCCCCCTGGCCTGCGCCACCGCCGCCTGGAGGCCAGCACCGAACCCCTGCTGGAACTGGAGCCGATCCGGCAGTTGCTGGTGATCCTGCGCGCCCTGCCGGGGTTTGAGCCCCAACTGCTGCTGCGGCGCCTGCCGAGGCTGCTGGGAGAACCGGAACTGCGCCGCATGGGTGTGGATCTGGCCCGGGGCCTGGCCGAACGCGGTGTGGTGCGCCTGCTGCGGGACGTGCTCGTGAGCCCGACCATCGCCTCTCCGGCACGTGCTGCAGAAGCGATGGCATCGGGCTGAATTGCCCCTAGGGTTTGGGCCATGACACGACGCTCGATTCAGCGGCGCCTGAGGACGTCCCTGGCCGCCCTCGCCCTGGGGCTGGGTCTCAATCTGGGGCTCGCCGTGCCCGCGGCCCAGGCAGCGGAGAGCCTGGTGTTCGTGAGTGGTGCCTTCCGTCGCTCCATCCAGGTGGCGGATCTGGAATGGCTGGCCAAAACAGGCCAACCCCGCGGCCTGTTGGCCGATGTGCTGCGCTTCAGCAACCAGAATCCCGCAGCGATGGCGGCGCTGCTCAATCAGTCGATCACCCTGCCGGTGACCCTGATCAGCAGACTGCTCAACACCCGCATCGGCGAGGCCCTGCTCAGCCGCCTGGCCCAGGTGGTGTTCCCCCTCAAAGCTGCCGATGCGGGCCTGCCTGCCCTGCGCTCCGCCCTGGTGATGGGAACGGTGAAAGGCGACGGCTCGCTCTCGGCGATCAGCTTCCTGCGGGCGTACCCGGCCCAGGATCTGCAGGTGGACATCCCGGCCCTGATGGCCCTGATCGAGAAGGCCAGCTCCGTGAGTGAGCTGGTGCGCTTCTTCTCCGAGTCTCCCCTCGACGGCCTGCGCAACGGCAGCGGCGATCAGCCACCCCAAGCGGAGCCGTAGATTCGGCTCAGCCACGGTCTGCCTTCCCTTGCCACTGCTCCAATCCCTGCGGCGCCTGGGCTTGGGGCCTGGCCCTGCCAAAGCCACCATGCAGGACTGGCCTGGCCTGATCGAGGCGTACCGGTCCTGGCTGCCGGTGAGCGACAACACGCCGGTGATCAGCCTGAGGGAGGGGGCCACGCCGCTGATTCCCGCGCCGGCGATCGCCGAGCGGATCGGCCGGGGCGTGAAGGTCTATCTGAAGTACGACGGGCTCAATCCCACGGGCTCCTTCAAGGACCGGGGCATGACCATGGCCATCTCCAAAGCCCGCGAGGCGGGCTCGGAAGCCGTGATCTGTGCCAGCACGGGCAACACCTCAGCGGCGGCGGCGGCCTACGCCCGCCGGGGTGGCATGCGGGCCTTCGTGCTGATCCCCGATGGCTACGTGGCCCAGGGCAAGCTGGCCCAGGCGCTGCTCTACGGCGCCGAAGTGATCGCCATCCAGGGCAACTTCGACCGCGCCCTGGCGATCGTGCGCGAGGTGGCGGATCAGTACCCGATCACCCTGGTGAATTCGGTGAATCCCTATCGGTTGCAGGGTCAGAAAACCGCCGCCTTCGAGGTGGTGGATGCCCTTGGCGAGGCCCCTGACTGGCTGTGCATCCCCGTGGGCAATGCCGGCAACATCAGCGCCTACTGGATGGGGTTCAACGAATACCGCGAGGCGGGCCACTGCCGCCGCCTGCCGCGGATGATGGGCTTTCAGGCGGCGGGATCCGCTCCGCTGGTGCTGGGCCACACCGTGGAGCAGCCCGACACGATCGCCACCGCGATCCGCATCGGCAATCCCGTGAACCGCGACAACGCCCTGCGGGTGCGCAGCGAGAGCGGCGGGGAGTTCAAGGCCGTGAGCGATGCCGAGATCATCGAGGCCTACAAGCTGCTGGGCAGCCAGGAAGGCGTGTTCTGTGAGCCGGCCAGCGCCGCCTCCGTGGCCGGCCTGCTGCAGTGCGCAGACAACGTGCCGGCGGGCGCCACCGTGGTGTGCGTGCTCACCGGCAACGGTCTCAAGGACCCCACCACGGCCATCGAACACAACGAGGCCCGCTTCCACACCGGCCTGGAGGCGGACACGGCCCAGGTGGCCCGGGTGATGGGCTTCTGAACCGGCTTCCTCTGCCTGTCCACCGCCCGATGGGCGGTTTTTTTGTGGCCGGGCACCCCATCCGGTGCCTGAACCGTCTGCTGAAAGCGACGGGAAAACGCCGCCAGCGCTGCGGAGTGGCGAGCCAGAGGCGAGCCTGTCGCCACAGCCCCGTTTCCCCAGCGGCGGGAAAGCGTGGAAAAGCCGGGGTTGTCCCCATCGTGAACCATCCATTCCCCAACCCTGAAAGCCCTTGAGCTCGCCTGGCATCACCGCTCTGCAGGGTTTTCCTCGGTTTCCCCAGGCTCTACGGCTACGGGTTCATGTCTTTCTCTTGAAATCAATCCTTCTCTTCGTAGAGGTTGATCGCGATCGGACAACCGGCGTTGCGCAATGGCCGGCTCTGTGGAAGCGTGGAGGGCCGTTTGGACCTACCCAGGCCCTGCAGCACCCACCATGAAGCTGGTCTGCTCCCAGTCGGAACTCAGCGCCAGCCTCCAGCTGGTGAGCCGGGCCGTGGCCTCCCGTCCCACCCATCCGGTGCTGGCCAACGTGCTGCTCACGGCCGATGCCGGCACCGGCCGGCTCAGCCTCACCGGCTTCGACCTCAGCCTCGGCATCCAGACCAGCATCCCGGCCGACGTGGAGGCCAGCGGTGCCATCACCCTGCCCGCCCGCCTGTTCGGCGAGATCGTGACCCGCCTGGCGGCCGATTCCCCGATCACCCTGCAGTGCGCCGAAGGGGCCGAACAGGTGGAACTCACCAGCCTGTCGGGCTCCTACCAGATGCGGGCCATGCCCGCCGAGGACTTCCCCGATCTGCCCCTGGTGCAGAGCGGCCAGCCGATCCGCCTGGCGGCCGATGCCCTGGTGAAGGGCCTGCGGGCCACCCTGTTCGCCAGCAGTGGCGACGAGGCCAAGCAGCTGCTCACCGGCGTGCACCTCAGCCTGGCGGACGCCAGCCTGGAGTGCGCTGCCACCGATGGCCACCGGCTGGCCGTGCTGCGTCTGCGTGGGGCGGGCCAGCACCAGGACGGTGAGCCCGGTGGTGAGCCCTTCGCGGTCACGGTTCCCTCCAGGTCCCTGCGGGAGCTGGAACGGCTGATCTCCGGTCGCCAGTCCCAGGAGCCCCTCAGCCTGTTCTGCGACCGCGGCCAGGTGGTGTTTCTCTGGGCCGACCAGGTGCTCACCAGCCGCAGTCTCGACGGCACCTACCCCAACTACGGCCAGCTGATCCCGGACAGCTTCAACCGCAGCATCTGCGTGGATCGCCGCGCCCTGGTGTCGGCCCTGGAGCGGGTGGCCGTGCTGGCCGACCAGCACAACAACGTGGTGAAGCTCAGCACCGAGGCGGGCAGCGCCCAGCTGCAGGTGCAGGCCGATGCCCAGGACGTGGGCAGGGGGTCCGAGGCCCTGGCGGCCGAGATCCAGGGGGAGCCGATCCAGATCGCCTTCAACGTGCGCTATCTGCTCGACGGCCTCAAGGCGATGGCCTCCGAGCAGGTGACCCTGCACTGCAACGCCCCCACCACCCCGGCTGTGTTGCGGCCCCTCGATGAGGCCGACTTCACCTACTTGGTGATGCCGGTTCAGATCCGCGCCTGATCGCCTTGGCGCTTCCCGAGCAACTGCTGCTCAGTGATCTGCTCCGGCGCCGCGTGCGCTGCGACCAGGGGCTGGAACGGGGCCAGGGGCTGGTGGTGTGGATGCATCCGCCGGTGCATCGGGTGCTGGGCTGGGTGAGTCGCCCCTCGCTGTTCGGCGATCGCCGCCTGGTCTGGCGTCTCAACCAGCTGCGCGGGCTTCTGGATCTGGAGGCGCTGGTGCAGGGGGATCCGGCGCAGACGGATCAGGACACCGTCGATCGCCTGCCCACCCTGATCGATGCCGCCCTGCTCGACCGGGACCAGCAGCCGCTGGCCACCGTGGTGGACGCGGCCCTGGAGCCGGCCACCGGGCGGATCCGCCACTACCTGGTGAGCCGCAGTGATCCGCGCCTGCCAGGCAGCAGCCGCTGGCGTCTCAGCCCCGAGCGGATCGTCGATCAGCAGCCGGGGCGGGTGTTCACGGCGCTGGCCGGGCTCGACGACCTGCCCCTGGCCCGGGCCAGTGTGCGCCAGGAGTTCCTGCGCCGCTCCCGCCACTGGCGGGACCAGGTGCAGCAGGTGGGCGAGCGGTTTGAATCCCGTCTCGAGGGCTGGCTGGAGGAGCCCCCCTGGGATGCGCCCCCGCCGCGCACGGGCGACTGGCCGTCGGAGCTGGCGGACGAGCAGCCCCCCCAGCCCCGGGAGGCGTGGTCAGGGCCCGAGCCCTGGGATGAGGACAGCTGGGCCGAGCCTGAGCCCAGGCCCGATCGGGAGCGGCGGCGGCAGCGCCAGGACGATCCCTGGGTCTGAGGCGCTCAGCCACACTGGAGGGACCCGAAAGCCCGGCCGTGGTTGCAGCTCCCCACACCACCAGTCAGCCCAGCGCCCCTGGCTATGACGTGGCCGCGGCCCTGAAGAAGGAGAACCTCAGCCAGGCCGACTACGACGAGATCTGCCGCCGCCTCGGCCGTGCCCCCAACCGCGCCGAGCTGGGCATGTTCGGGGTGATGTGGTCGGAGCACTGCTGCTACCGCAACTCGCGGCCGCTGCTTGCGGGCTTCCCCACCAGCGGCCCGCGCATCCTGGTGGGCCCCGGCGAGAACGCCGGCGTGGTGGATCTGGGTGAGGGGCAGCGCCTGGCCTTCAAGATCGAGAGCCACAACCACCCCTCGGCGGTGGAGCCGTTCCAGGGGGCGGCCACGGGCGTGGGCGGCATCCTGCGCGACATCTTCACCATGGGCGCCCGGCCGATCGCCCTGCTCAATGCCCTGCGCTTTGGGCCGCTGGAGGACGAGCGCAACGTGGGCCTGATGGAGGGGGTGGTGGCCGGTATCGCCCACTACGGCAACTGCGTGGGCGTGCCCACCGTGGGCGGCGAGGTGGCCTTCGACCCCAGCTATTCCGGCAATCCGCTGGTGAACGCCATGGCCCTGGGGCTGATGGAAACCGAGCAGATCGTGTGCTCCGGCGCCGAGGGCGTGGGCTATCCGGTGGTGTACGTGGGCAGCACCACCGGCCGCGACGGCATGGGTGGCGCCAGCTTTGCCAGCGCCGAGCTCACCGAGGCTTCCCTGGATGATCGCCCCGCCGTGCAGGTGGGCGACCCCTTCCTGGAGAAGGGCCTGATCGAGGCCTGCCTGGAGGCCTTCCAGAGCGGCGATGTGGTGGCCGCCCAGGACATGGGCGCCGCCGGCCTCACCTGCAGCTGCTCGGAGATGGCCGCCAAGGGGGGCCTGGGCATCGAGCTCGATCTCGACAAGGTGCCCGCCCGCGAGGCCGGCATGACCGCCTACGAGTTCCTGCTCAGCGAATCCCAGGAGCGGATGCTGTTCGTGGTGAAGCCCGGCCGGGAAGAGGATCTGATGGCCCGCTTCAGCCGCTGGGGCCTGCAGGCGGCCGTGGTGGGCCGGGTGCTGGAGGAGAACGTGGTGCGCGTGCTGCAGAACGGCGCGGTGGCGGCCCAGGTGCCCGCCAGTGCCCTGGCCGACGACACCCCGATCAACCACCACACCTTGGTGAGCGAGCCGCCGGCCGAGATCCAGGCCCACTGGCGCTGGAGTGAAACCGAGCTGCCCGCCGCCAGCGTGGTGGGCATCACGCCGGCCGGTGGCCGCCTCACCGCCTGGAGCGAGGCCCTGCTGCAGCTGCTCGACGACCCCACCATCGCCTCCAAGCGCTGGGTGTACCGCCAGTACGACCACCAGGTGCAGGCCAACACGGTGGTGCCCCCCGGCGGCGCCGATGCGGCCGTGGTGCGGCTGCGGCCCCAGCAGGGGGAGGGTTCCCTGCGGGCCTCCAACCGCGGCGTGGCGGCGGTGGTCGACTGCCCCAACCGCTGGGTGGCCCTCGACCCCGAGCGCGGCGGCATGGCGGCGGTGGCCGAGGCCGCCCGCAACCTCAGCTGCGTGGGTGCCGAGCCCCTGGCGATCACCGACAACCTCAACTTCCCCTCCCCCGAAACCCCCACCGGCTACTGGCAGCTGGCGATGGCCTGCCGCGGCCTCTCGGCCGCCTGCACGGCCCTCGACACGCCCGTCACCGGCGGCAACGTCTCGCTCTACAACGAGACCCGCCTGCCCGATGGCTCCATGCAACCGATCCACCCCACCCCGGTGGTGGGCATGGTGGGTCTGGTGCACGCTCTGGACCAGGTGCGCGGCCAGGCCTGGTGCGCGGCCGGCGATGCGATCTGGCTGCTCGGAGTGCCGCTGGAGGCAGGGGAGGCTCCCGCCGATCCCCGCCTGGGCCTGGCCGGCAGCAGCTACCTGGAGCGGCTGCATGGAGCCGTCACGGGGCGCCCGCCCACGATCGACCTGGCGCTGGAGCGCTCCGTTCAGGGCTTCCTGCGCCAGGCGATCGGCCAGGGTCTGGTGGCCTCCGCCCACGACCTCAGCGACGGCGGCCTGGCGGTGGCCGCGGCCGAGTGCTGCATCGCCGCTCTGGCGGCTGACGTGCCCCTGGGCGCTGAGCTGGAGCTGCCCGCCAGTGGCGCCCGCCTCGATCGCCTGCTGTTCGCTGAGGGCGGTGCCCGCATCCTGGTGAGCGTGCCGGCGGCCCAGGCCGGTGCCTGGCAGCAGGCCCTGGATCAGGCCGATGTCGCCGCTCCAGGCAGCGTGCCCGCCCAGCGGCTGGGGCAGGTGAGCGGCCAGGCCGTACTGCGCGTCCACCAGGCCGGCCAGGCCCTGCTGGAGCTGCCCGTGGCCCAGCTGCGTGACACCTACGAGCAGGCCATCCCCCGGCGCATGGGTGTGGATCTTCCCCCGACCGTGTGATCGGGGGCTGATGCACAATGTTGACGTCACTGAAAACCTGAATCGGGCCTGTGCTGAACGAGCAGCTGCTGCCGGAGCACCGGCCCGACAAGCCCGACAAGCCCGAGGAGGCCTGCGGTGTCTTTGCGGTGCTGGCGGCCCAGCAGCCCGTCGCTAACCTCGCCTATTTCGGGCTCTATGCCCTGCAGCACCGCGGCCAGGAATCGGCCGGCATCGCCGTGTTCGATGCGGGCGACCAGGTGCGGCTGCACAAGGACATGGGCCTGGTGAGCCAGGTGTTCGACCAGGACGTGCTGCAGCGTCTGCCCGGCCATCTGGCCATCGGCCACAACCGCTACTCCACGACTGGCAGCAGCCGTGTGTGCAATGCCCAGCCGGTGCTGCTCAACACCCGGCTGGGCCCGATGGCCCTGGCCCACAACGGCAATCTGGTGAATGCCGCTGAATTGCGCCAGCACCTCGCCCACCTGGCCAGCGAGCTCACGTCCACCACCGATTCCGAGCTGATCGCCTTTGCCGTGCAGGAGGCGGTGAACGGCGGCCTCGACTGGCACGCGGCCATCCGGGAGGCGGCCGGCCGCTGCAGTGGTGCCTTCAGCCTGGTGATCGGCACCCCCGAGGGCCTGTTTGCCTTGCGCGATGGCCATGGCATCCGCCCCCTGGTGTTCGGCCACCTGGGCGAGACGGCCCAGGCCCAGTGGGTGGTGAGCAGCGAGACCTGCGGCCTCGACATCGTCGGTGCCAGCTTCGACGACGACGTGCAGCCCGGCGAGATCATCCAGTTCCGCCCCGGCGATGCCACGCCCCAGCGCAGCCGCTGGATCGAGGAGCCGGCCCGGCTCTGTGTGTTCGAGATGATCTACTTCGCCCGCCCCGACAGTCGCTTCTTCGGGGAGTCGCTGTACAGCTACCGGGTGAGGATCGGCGAGGTGCTGGCCCGGGAGACGCCGGTGCCGGCCGACATCGTGATCGGCGTGCCCGATTCCGGCATCCCGGCGGCCATCGGCTATTCCCAGGTGAGCGGCATTCCCTTCGGCGATGGCCTGATCAAGAACCGCTATGTGGGCCGCACCTTCATCCAGCCCACCCAGGCGATGCGGGAGGCGGGCATCCGCGTCAAGCTCAATCCCCTCCCCGATGTGCTGGCGGGCAAGCGGGTGGTGGTGATCGACGACTCGATCGTGCGCGGCACCACCAGCCGCAAGCTGGTGGCCGCCCTGCGCGATGCCGGTGCCACCGAGGTGCACATGCGCATCAGTTCACCGCCGGTCACCCATCCCTGCTTCTACGGCATCGACACCGACACCCAGGACCAGTTGATTGCGGCTCGCCTGACGCTGGAGGAGATCACCGCCCACCTGGGCGTTGATTCCCTGGCCTACCTCAGCAAGGAGGGCATGGTGGAGGCGGCCCAGGCCCACTCCGGCCACTTCTGCACCGCCTGCTTCGACGGCGCCTATCCGATCGAGATGGATGACTCCGTGCGCAACAGCAAGCTGGTGCTCGAGCCCGCTGGACTGGCCGCCCAGCTGAGCACCGTCAGCAGTCGCTGACCAGCCCGCCCGCACCTGAAGCTCCCCAGCCTCAGGTCCCGGTGCCCAGATCCAGGGGCACGAGCGTCTGCACCTCCTGATGGCTGGCCAGATCCAGCTGCAGCCCGGTGCCGGTGCTGTCCTGCAGCTCCAGGTTTGCAGGCTGGAGCCGCAGGCTGCGGTTGCTGCCCAGGGTCACGGCCACCAGGGCGGCGCTGGCGGAGCTCAGGGCTGCCAGCGCGTCGTCGCGCTGGTTGAAGCGCAGGCCGATCTGGCCCATGTCCCCGCGCTGACAGGGGCGCAGATCGGCCACGGCCAGTCGCTTGATCTGGCCCCGGCGGCTGGCCAGCAGCACCGCCCCGTCGGCGCCCACACTGCAGGCGCCCACCACCGCCTCGCCTGGCAGCAGCCGAAGCAGCATGGCGCCCTGGGCCGTCCGGCCCATCAGGGGCAGGTTGCTGCCGTTCACCGCCAGCCGCAGCACCCGGCCCGCGCTGCTGGCGGCCACCAGCTCCTCACCCTCCCGGCAGAGCACCACCTGCCGCAGGGCCACGCCCTCCTTGAGTTTGAGCACGGTGGCGGCCCTGCCGGAGAGCTCCTGAACATCGTCCAGCGGCAACCGCTTGAAGCGGCCATCGCTGCTCAGCAGCCCCAGGCTGGGGGTGCCAGCGTTCTGCTCGGGGGAGAGGGGTGGCAGGGCCAGCACCTGCACCACCGAGCTGCCGTCCAGGCTGTCCGGCAGGAACCGCTCCAGATTGCCCGGTTGCTGGCCGGCGAATTCCCAGCGCAGCAGGGCCACCCGGCCATCGGCCGTGAAGGCGAGCACCTGGGGTTGTTGCTGTACGGGCAGGATCAGCCGCGCCGGGGCGGGATGGTCGCCCGGCTCGACCGGTTGATCCAGGTGCAGACGGCCCAGCAGCTGGGGGCTGAGCACCTTCACGGCGCCATCGGCCTGGATCAGCAGGCGGCTGTCCGGCGCCAGGGCCGCCAGGGCCTGCTGGCGCTGCAGCTCGGTGTTGGGCCGCTGGGCCGCCGTGCGCTGGGCCAC encodes:
- the purL gene encoding phosphoribosylformylglycinamidine synthase subunit PurL; translated protein: MVAAPHTTSQPSAPGYDVAAALKKENLSQADYDEICRRLGRAPNRAELGMFGVMWSEHCCYRNSRPLLAGFPTSGPRILVGPGENAGVVDLGEGQRLAFKIESHNHPSAVEPFQGAATGVGGILRDIFTMGARPIALLNALRFGPLEDERNVGLMEGVVAGIAHYGNCVGVPTVGGEVAFDPSYSGNPLVNAMALGLMETEQIVCSGAEGVGYPVVYVGSTTGRDGMGGASFASAELTEASLDDRPAVQVGDPFLEKGLIEACLEAFQSGDVVAAQDMGAAGLTCSCSEMAAKGGLGIELDLDKVPAREAGMTAYEFLLSESQERMLFVVKPGREEDLMARFSRWGLQAAVVGRVLEENVVRVLQNGAVAAQVPASALADDTPINHHTLVSEPPAEIQAHWRWSETELPAASVVGITPAGGRLTAWSEALLQLLDDPTIASKRWVYRQYDHQVQANTVVPPGGADAAVVRLRPQQGEGSLRASNRGVAAVVDCPNRWVALDPERGGMAAVAEAARNLSCVGAEPLAITDNLNFPSPETPTGYWQLAMACRGLSAACTALDTPVTGGNVSLYNETRLPDGSMQPIHPTPVVGMVGLVHALDQVRGQAWCAAGDAIWLLGVPLEAGEAPADPRLGLAGSSYLERLHGAVTGRPPTIDLALERSVQGFLRQAIGQGLVASAHDLSDGGLAVAAAECCIAALAADVPLGAELELPASGARLDRLLFAEGGARILVSVPAAQAGAWQQALDQADVAAPGSVPAQRLGQVSGQAVLRVHQAGQALLELPVAQLRDTYEQAIPRRMGVDLPPTV
- a CDS encoding amidophosphoribosyltransferase — translated: MGPVLNEQLLPEHRPDKPDKPEEACGVFAVLAAQQPVANLAYFGLYALQHRGQESAGIAVFDAGDQVRLHKDMGLVSQVFDQDVLQRLPGHLAIGHNRYSTTGSSRVCNAQPVLLNTRLGPMALAHNGNLVNAAELRQHLAHLASELTSTTDSELIAFAVQEAVNGGLDWHAAIREAAGRCSGAFSLVIGTPEGLFALRDGHGIRPLVFGHLGETAQAQWVVSSETCGLDIVGASFDDDVQPGEIIQFRPGDATPQRSRWIEEPARLCVFEMIYFARPDSRFFGESLYSYRVRIGEVLARETPVPADIVIGVPDSGIPAAIGYSQVSGIPFGDGLIKNRYVGRTFIQPTQAMREAGIRVKLNPLPDVLAGKRVVVIDDSIVRGTTSRKLVAALRDAGATEVHMRISSPPVTHPCFYGIDTDTQDQLIAARLTLEEITAHLGVDSLAYLSKEGMVEAAQAHSGHFCTACFDGAYPIEMDDSVRNSKLVLEPAGLAAQLSTVSSR